The Neodiprion lecontei isolate iyNeoLeco1 chromosome 2, iyNeoLeco1.1, whole genome shotgun sequence genome segment TCCAATTAAAATTGATACGGCGTAACAGAATACTGCAATTTCTCCTGCGCCCTTAAGCTCCCTAATCAGAATACTAGTATTTAATATTCGAAATCCAGCGTAAAAAGTATGTTATTCTTCGTTACACgttatttgttaaatatttatttctatttattcattgcagtatcatatttattattcgtttattaaattagtataaatattatttgtgAAATAGTTATTCGTTATATACATTATAGTATTATGAAATAGAATTAGATAGCTTATCTTTTACGCTGGATTTTATCGGTCGATGATGCCACAAATACGTTGACTGAGGATATATAGTCAACGCAAACGCTAACGCAAGTTTCAAAGTAACACCAAATTCAAATAGACCGCACTGTTGACACGCGAtgaacatacatacatacgttaACATAATTTCGTATGCTGCTGTGCTGCTGAATAGCTGTcaattcgaataaaataaagcagTTGATATACAGTATATGTCGGCACAAGTGATGTTTTGCTGCTACTGTGTCCTCTTATACTGAGTACTGATTGATACTGTATTTAGATGTCCGTACGAGATTTCCGTAGAAACGGTATACAGTGCTAGCATTAAAGAACCGTTGATATGATCATTAATAGGAATGAAAAAGTGattgcaaataattaattattctggaaaaaaactgaaaaaattgtcaaaaatccAGTATTGCATATGGAAATATTTGATTAAACCGCCCATGATAAACTGAAGTTTTCttctaatttaaaaaaaatttctttccaagCAAGcttgaataaatatgaaagTCCACTCCAGCTCAAGGCTCACAAATTTTGATATCTGGCAcatgatttttcagaattgtttcagattttttcactGTGTCGGTCGATataagttttcaaatattgtagttaattcaaatcgattggaaaaattttgaaaaaagttattgCCTTCAAGAATGAAAACAATGATGTAAAAAATCACAAGCTAAATCAGAGGTCAGATATGACATAGAGTGTTCCATATGTATAAGGTTTTGCCTAGCAGAATAATAATCGAGGAATGCTTTGTCCGCAacttatataaatattcagtTATTTTCAAGATCGTTCTGTTCATTTCAAAAATGCTTGAATGCTCGCGAATACACTTCAGTTGGAACATGTcaaattaaacatattaaaTTGAAcctttttcaaacatttttgtaatattttatgtTACGTGGATAAAATCACTGGTGCATTTTTTATACCATAAATTAGGATGAAATGTTTACGACGTTAATAATGCAAACGGTATGGAATAATATACAACTTATTGTAATAAAAGGAGTGAACGtgtgtatttaaaaatatgtctACACTAGTTtaccattttttgtttaacGATGCTTTTCTTTACTTAAAAGGTACAGGCAAGGATACCGGAATTTAATGAGGTATTCCGAACTGTAAGGAAACATTTATAGAAATACCGAAATCTAAACGTAGTAGGCATCACAGTATGTTCACATGTTTAATTAATCGCTtatttggttaaaaaaattcccattTCCATTACTCGAATACGTATATTTTGTCCTTTTGCAATCCTACGGATACGCCATTAGGTGAGGAGCACCTGACAATGAGCCACAAAGCAATGCCACGCTCAAAGCTACAAGGATTAATAAATATGAATCGTTATAGGATGAAAAGGATATGCGCTTTGTGTCGCGGCACCGCCGGTACAAATGAGAGCAAATTCCTCACTACATTTAAAATTCTTACGTGAAGCATAATTATATTACATCCTTGTGGTCAGTGAGCCAAGTGAGAGTATTTGTGGGCTATATGTCCCGAATCGAATAAAGAGTATGACGTTGCAAAAATAGTAACAtccgaataaaatgaaaaaataatagtaaaataaaacacTTTTACTGTTTCGTACAATTTAACGCTCCAAATAAGATACGATACTTTTGAGGATCGCTGACATCCCGTACTCGATAATTGTATGAATGTCGTGACCactaaaaattaattcatataTCCGTAAAAGTTGCgttaaaaaaagttgttaGTGAAATTTTCGCGCGTCTTCAGAGGACAGCGTTCTAACTAAGCGTGATAAAAATGACCACGCGAATGTTTTTCCAAAACAGAAGCATCAAAGACAATCCGTCGCAGCATCATCATCGCTGCAATCATTCacagtgatattttttattggatAAACACTGTCTCCACCAATACTATTCTTAGCAAGCGAACCCAGTGAGGTGGCTGTTGACGCAGTCACTACTAAATTCCTAGTCTTCTCCAATTCCAGGAAATAACCCTGTAAGAAATTATAAGTAGGGATTAGCTTCACTTCAAATAGACCACGGCATAAGCTTTTGTTCACGTTTTTTCTTACCTTTTCAGTAGAGTTTGGTGCAGATGCTGGTGGTAGCTGAGGCGGACCACAAGTCTGACTACAATGGGCCAATGCAATCAGTGCCTTTTCACTTTCCCTGGCATCTACCAAAAAGATGCTCTCCTTGACTTCCTTTTGGTTGTATTCGTCGATCCTGTTACagagtttcaaaattttttcttataaaaaacGGTAATGAACAGATTTACGTGATTTAGCAAGTTTTTCCCCTCTTCGATTTTGAGTTACACAAAAGTTTTGACACTTCtaagaatttataaaattttctaggAAATTTCATTCAGTACTTGTTacaagatttttaatttttttttttttctttgccatCATAACGTATTTCAATACCTTTCCAAAGCGACTGAACTTAGACCTCAAATTATGCGAATAATAACTATATAAAGGTGACAGAAAAGTGTTTTGATCACGTACTTGTCGTAAATAACAGCATGTAGACCAAGTTTTTTCAGATTCAGGATGGTGTCTTTATCATTATTGTCATCACCCCAGCAGAATATAATTAGGCCAGCATCTTTGACTAGTTTAACTTGTGAAGGATCCCTTAAAATATCTTCGGTGTGTACATTTATCCCAAGTATATCCGCCGCTAGTGCATGTTTCATTGCCATGGGTATTGTTTGACACCTGAGATCGTGGTACGTTGGGTATTTCAAAGTAATTCCTTGAGTAAGAAAAACTACAGGGTACTTGTTTTGCTTCAGTCTAATCATCATGCATATGTCTGGGTTAAAACTTGAGAAAACTATCTTTCTATTTGCACCGTACTCCAAAACCACCTTGATTATTATGTCTAGGTACAGATTCAGGTCAAATGGATGATTTAGTTCGAATGTACCAtcctgtaataaaaaataacaatatcgAAATGAAGAATTCGTATAAGCATATTCCGCACAgattaatatttttgtcaacGAAGTAATtggtattttttcatattgggttatataatccaaatttgtgcTTAGCAGCTTACCTTCAACTGCATGTTCCACTTAATTTCGACATTACATCCAACATGAGGTTCTAGCTCTTGAAAAACCGTTTTCAGGGTTGGGAAAGGTTGATGGTCCTCTAGATCCTCGTCGAAAAATCTTGGGTTCTTTTCCCTTCCTTCGGCAAGATGATAAACCTGAAATATTATACTCaacgttcaattttcaaatctatgtATATCTTCTAGTACAATTCTCTGGTCTACTCCTACCTTCAAGAGGTGCAACTGTTCCAAAGTGAGATCCTTGACAGGTATCTCAAGCATATCCATCGCTTCAATCTGCTTTTTACGTTTGAGAGATATGGACACATAAAAATCATGATATATTACTGGAATGAGGTCTTTTGATAGCTGAACGTCAAATTCGACCATGTCAGCACCATGATCAGCTGCAGTTTTCAAGGACGCAATGGTGTTTTCTCTGACATTTGCACAACTATAATACATTATTAAAGATTCGTCattttaaacaataatttgaaaaatattcaaagcaGAACGAACAGTTGACCATTTATTGTATACTCGGATacttactttttcatttcaaacttaAACGAAGTACCGAGTCCTCTGTGCCCGACGTCAAGACCTGACCACCTCTGCTCCCAGTGCTTCGCGTATGAAATACTCATATCCCATGGATAATCAGGTATTGGGTTTATGCGCACATACTCAATAGTTAACTGACcttaaatacaaataaaaccAACGtctttattcttcattttgaactttttgtctctttaaaattatgtaataaattttttatcctcgtTTTCACCCTTTGgagaataattttctcaactgacatttttattattggcgaataaagtaaataaatttgcatAAATACATTACGaatttctccctctttcttGGTAATATTTTGAAGTGCATTCCAATTCTCAGAGATTGCTACAAAATCTAATGTTCAGAGTGGCTCAGTTAGCATGGAAAGGTGCATATTATAG includes the following:
- the LOC107224460 gene encoding glycerophosphocholine phosphodiesterase GPCPD1 isoform X2; translated protein: MKGAKRDWIFRVQVSNLEKNELVYVVGNLPELGAWNHNQAIQLPRELTAGDAAMFDTNNSSYHIEHGDERESIAGSMFDNGDDEAPVYSQTICLPTDVDVEFRYFIAVVCQPNGTKNSAKTLIIRKWETHMTPRLIKKNAPSNFSADMNITPDKFGFNNGYFKVERGWLTDETVIQFKIFNSPLKLWKERLHNKKVYIKMTPVNLMKHNSLELQQLGGDCVEDSLSMDTQDIVEQPPTSVTEICVLNDEDVCFKYQDQFGHAYRDEEFIVFNVAVRYPETIAYLVDYYAYSSRIFPGEPPNHIGFSYILPSTVQASVGLLTVPITSNKHRPIGQLTIEYVRINPIPDYPWDMSISYAKHWEQRWSGLDVGHRGLGTSFKFEMKNCANVRENTIASLKTAADHGADMVEFDVQLSKDLIPVIYHDFYVSISLKRKKQIEAMDMLEIPVKDLTLEQLHLLKVYHLAEGREKNPRFFDEDLEDHQPFPTLKTVFQELEPHVGCNVEIKWNMQLKDGTFELNHPFDLNLYLDIIIKVVLEYGANRKIVFSSFNPDICMMIRLKQNKYPVVFLTQGITLKYPTYHDLRCQTIPMAMKHALAADILGINVHTEDILRDPSQVKLVKDAGLIIFCWGDDNNDKDTILNLKKLGLHAVIYDKIDEYNQKEVKESIFLVDARESEKALIALAHCSQTCGPPQLPPASAPNSTEKGYFLELEKTRNLVVTASTATSLGSLAKNSIGGDSVYPIKNITVNDCSDDDAATDCL
- the LOC107224460 gene encoding glycerophosphocholine phosphodiesterase GPCPD1 isoform X1 codes for the protein MQRMWFLESEEDRELRRLWRPRSAEESEREVDAVDFETITMKGAKRDWIFRVQVSNLEKNELVYVVGNLPELGAWNHNQAIQLPRELTAGDAAMFDTNNSSYHIEHGDERESIAGSMFDNGDDEAPVYSQTICLPTDVDVEFRYFIAVVCQPNGTKNSAKTLIIRKWETHMTPRLIKKNAPSNFSADMNITPDKFGFNNGYFKVERGWLTDETVIQFKIFNSPLKLWKERLHNKKVYIKMTPVNLMKHNSLELQQLGGDCVEDSLSMDTQDIVEQPPTSVTEICVLNDEDVCFKYQDQFGHAYRDEEFIVFNVAVRYPETIAYLVDYYAYSSRIFPGEPPNHIGFSYILPSTVQASVGLLTVPITSNKHRPIGQLTIEYVRINPIPDYPWDMSISYAKHWEQRWSGLDVGHRGLGTSFKFEMKNCANVRENTIASLKTAADHGADMVEFDVQLSKDLIPVIYHDFYVSISLKRKKQIEAMDMLEIPVKDLTLEQLHLLKVYHLAEGREKNPRFFDEDLEDHQPFPTLKTVFQELEPHVGCNVEIKWNMQLKDGTFELNHPFDLNLYLDIIIKVVLEYGANRKIVFSSFNPDICMMIRLKQNKYPVVFLTQGITLKYPTYHDLRCQTIPMAMKHALAADILGINVHTEDILRDPSQVKLVKDAGLIIFCWGDDNNDKDTILNLKKLGLHAVIYDKIDEYNQKEVKESIFLVDARESEKALIALAHCSQTCGPPQLPPASAPNSTEKGYFLELEKTRNLVVTASTATSLGSLAKNSIGGDSVYPIKNITVNDCSDDDAATDCL